A genomic region of Microlunatus sagamiharensis contains the following coding sequences:
- a CDS encoding MarR family winged helix-turn-helix transcriptional regulator: MAAAEQRTGVEADPLALERQVCFALAVAARSVIGVYRPILERLGLTHPQYLVMLALWEDSPLSATEIGRLLQLDLPTLSPLLKRLEALGLVDRRRNPDDERSLRVTLTEQGLALREEALAVPGAVMEQLEITEEDAVALHAALVPLIGKSRAALAHRTGAERPTG; this comes from the coding sequence GTGGCGGCAGCAGAGCAGCGGACCGGGGTCGAGGCCGACCCGCTGGCCCTCGAGCGACAGGTGTGCTTCGCGCTGGCCGTGGCCGCGCGCAGCGTGATCGGGGTCTACCGGCCGATCCTCGAGCGGCTGGGCCTGACGCACCCGCAGTACCTGGTGATGCTCGCCCTCTGGGAGGACTCGCCGCTCTCGGCCACCGAGATCGGACGGCTGCTGCAGCTCGACCTGCCCACCCTCTCGCCGCTGCTCAAACGGCTGGAGGCCCTCGGGCTCGTCGACCGCCGCCGCAACCCCGACGACGAGCGCAGCCTGCGGGTGACGCTGACCGAGCAGGGACTCGCGCTGCGCGAGGAGGCGCTCGCGGTCCCGGGGGCGGTGATGGAGCAGCTCGAGATCACCGAGGAGGACGCCGTCGCCCTGCACGCGGCGCTCGTCCCCCTGATCGGGAAGAGTCGGGCCGCGCTCGCCCACCGGACGGGCGCTGAGCGACCCACCGGCTGA
- a CDS encoding SRPBCC family protein, with translation MSTVTSSVEVDVPVSTAYNQWTQFESFPQFMDGVESITQGTDTANHWKVKVGGVEREFDTQITEQTPDQVIAWRSTGGDTGGHSGRVVFTSLGADRTKVDVELGWEPEGIVEKAGAALGFDQRQVDKSTRDFKTFIESRGAATGEWRGDVSGGTA, from the coding sequence ATGAGCACCGTCACCAGCAGTGTCGAGGTCGACGTCCCCGTCAGCACGGCCTACAACCAGTGGACCCAGTTCGAGTCGTTCCCGCAGTTCATGGACGGGGTGGAGTCGATCACCCAGGGCACCGACACGGCCAACCACTGGAAGGTGAAGGTCGGCGGCGTCGAGCGCGAGTTCGACACCCAGATCACCGAGCAGACCCCCGACCAGGTCATCGCCTGGCGCTCGACCGGCGGTGACACCGGCGGCCACTCCGGCCGCGTCGTCTTCACCTCGCTCGGCGCCGACCGCACCAAGGTCGACGTGGAGCTCGGCTGGGAGCCCGAGGGCATCGTCGAGAAGGCCGGCGCCGCGCTCGGCTTCGACCAGCGCCAGGTCGACAAGTCCACGCGTGACTTCAAGACCTTCATCGAGTCGCGCGGTGCCGCCACGGGCGAGTGGCGCGGCGACGTCAGCGGCGGCACGGCCTGA
- a CDS encoding class I SAM-dependent methyltransferase, with protein MGRAYDARAEEYVARFGDLADLAEVDHALVARWRGTTTGALLDAGCGPGTWGGLLRDGDRTVLGADVSTAFLDHARATQPGLLLARASLEALPLRDGAVGGVLAWYSTIHLEPARLPAALAELGRVLAPGGSLLLGYFAGPPGEPFDHAVTTAYFWSVDALSGPLAAAGLDVVEDHRRHEAGSHPLGALVARRAR; from the coding sequence GTGGGTCGCGCGTACGACGCGCGTGCCGAGGAGTACGTGGCGCGGTTCGGCGACCTCGCCGACCTGGCCGAGGTCGACCACGCCCTCGTCGCCCGCTGGCGCGGCACGACCACCGGGGCCCTGCTGGACGCGGGCTGCGGACCCGGCACCTGGGGCGGCCTGCTGCGCGACGGCGACCGGACGGTGCTCGGCGCGGACGTGTCGACCGCCTTCCTCGACCACGCCCGGGCCACGCAGCCCGGGCTGCTCCTCGCCCGCGCGTCGCTCGAGGCGTTGCCGCTGCGCGACGGCGCGGTCGGCGGCGTCCTCGCCTGGTACTCCACCATCCACCTCGAGCCGGCCCGGCTGCCCGCCGCGCTCGCCGAGCTCGGCCGGGTGCTGGCGCCGGGCGGGAGCCTGCTGCTCGGCTACTTCGCCGGCCCGCCCGGCGAGCCCTTCGACCACGCGGTCACCACCGCGTACTTCTGGTCGGTCGACGCGCTCAGCGGTCCCCTGGCGGCGGCCGGCCTCGACGTCGTCGAGGACCACCGGCGCCACGAGGCCGGCTCGCACCCGCTGGGCGCGCTCGTCGCCCGCCGGGCCCGCTGA
- a CDS encoding ROK family protein: MAGIRMAEATGFKDGLSRGGGSGELRQSNLTAILRFLRDHGASSRHDTARGCGLGVSTMTDLVGDLRARRLVAELDPIRRPGAGRPTRPIALDGEPWCVMGVHVEVERVHVRGATVGGTDLWQETAEAVFAEHHDGAAVLADVIVAQLPNVPEGQQLVAVEIAVPGYVATDGQSVSSRALGWDGVGVGKAVRSALADAGLPDVSVGLSSDFHLAGLFAARSLLSDASSTVAAYFGGVSEVGSALVVNGEIFRGAGGGAGDLAHLHVQLDGTRCWCGRHGCLNSVIRVQELLVQAGLHDEEAAAELVVTDPDAALSLLVDAANAGDTRVVEALEKAGSALGRAVDDVVGSVNPHAVVLGGYLGRLAPFLLPALDRQLRARVHEGPYADTRILVTDEAEPPVAAGAVLAARDACLYDPLGLTTPLR; this comes from the coding sequence ATGGCAGGGATACGTATGGCCGAGGCGACGGGGTTCAAGGACGGCCTCTCGCGCGGCGGCGGCTCGGGGGAGCTGCGGCAGAGCAACCTCACCGCGATCCTCCGGTTCCTCCGCGACCACGGTGCCAGCAGCCGGCACGACACCGCCCGCGGGTGCGGGCTGGGCGTGTCCACGATGACCGACCTGGTGGGCGACCTCCGGGCCCGCCGCCTCGTCGCCGAGCTCGACCCGATCCGCCGTCCCGGTGCCGGCCGGCCCACCCGCCCGATCGCCCTCGACGGCGAGCCGTGGTGCGTCATGGGCGTGCACGTCGAGGTCGAGCGCGTCCACGTCCGCGGCGCCACCGTCGGCGGCACCGATCTGTGGCAGGAGACCGCCGAGGCGGTCTTCGCCGAGCACCACGACGGCGCGGCCGTGCTGGCCGACGTCATCGTCGCGCAGCTCCCGAACGTGCCCGAGGGTCAGCAGCTCGTCGCCGTCGAGATCGCCGTCCCGGGCTACGTCGCCACCGACGGCCAGTCGGTCTCCTCGCGCGCCCTCGGCTGGGACGGGGTGGGCGTCGGCAAGGCCGTGCGCTCCGCGCTGGCCGACGCCGGGCTGCCCGACGTCAGCGTCGGGCTCTCCTCCGACTTCCACCTCGCCGGCCTCTTCGCCGCCCGCAGCCTGCTGAGCGACGCGTCGTCCACGGTGGCCGCGTACTTCGGCGGCGTCAGCGAGGTCGGCAGCGCCCTCGTCGTGAACGGCGAGATCTTCCGCGGCGCCGGCGGCGGCGCGGGCGACCTGGCCCACCTCCACGTGCAGCTCGACGGCACCCGGTGCTGGTGCGGGCGTCACGGCTGCCTCAACTCGGTGATCCGCGTCCAGGAGCTGCTGGTCCAGGCCGGGCTCCACGACGAGGAGGCCGCGGCCGAGCTCGTCGTCACCGACCCCGACGCGGCCCTGTCGCTGCTCGTGGACGCGGCCAACGCGGGTGACACCCGGGTGGTCGAGGCCCTCGAGAAGGCCGGGTCCGCCCTCGGCCGCGCGGTCGACGACGTCGTGGGCTCGGTGAACCCGCACGCGGTCGTCCTCGGCGGCTACCTCGGTCGGCTGGCCCCCTTCCTGCTGCCGGCGCTCGACCGCCAGCTGCGGGCCCGCGTGCACGAGGGCCCGTACGCCGACACCCGCATCCTCGTCACCGACGAGGCCGAGCCGCCCGTCGCGGCCGGGGCCGTGCTGGCCGCCCGCGACGCCTGCCTCTACGACCCGCTGGGGCTCACCACGCCGCTGCGCTGA
- a CDS encoding class I SAM-dependent methyltransferase, which produces MTVLGSDLDTADVPDAFTEAASRYDRMVSLNPGYHRHLRSAADALLETLDTHRPLRLVDLGCGSGASTRALLAVARRLRATVRVTGVDASAGMLEQARAKRWPEGVDFREGLAQDLGVHRAAWGLEAPVDGVLAAYLFRNVAERDEALADVADLVADGGTLVVQEYSVAGSPVATAIWTVVSWAVVIPLSWITSRQTRLYRYLWRSVLEFDSVQTFVDRLYAAGFVDVEVRTVPGWQQGILHTFRARKPA; this is translated from the coding sequence GTGACCGTCCTCGGTTCCGACCTCGACACCGCCGACGTGCCCGACGCCTTCACCGAGGCCGCGTCACGCTACGACCGGATGGTGTCGCTGAACCCGGGCTACCACCGCCACCTGCGCTCCGCCGCGGACGCGCTGCTGGAGACCCTCGACACGCACCGGCCCCTGCGCCTGGTCGACCTGGGCTGCGGCTCCGGCGCCTCCACCCGCGCGCTGCTCGCCGTCGCCCGGCGCCTGCGGGCCACGGTGCGCGTGACCGGGGTGGACGCCTCGGCCGGGATGCTCGAGCAGGCCCGGGCGAAGCGCTGGCCCGAGGGCGTCGACTTCCGCGAGGGCCTGGCCCAGGACCTCGGGGTGCACCGGGCCGCCTGGGGCCTCGAGGCCCCGGTGGACGGCGTCCTGGCCGCGTACCTCTTCCGCAACGTCGCCGAGCGCGACGAGGCGCTGGCCGACGTCGCCGACCTCGTCGCCGACGGCGGGACGCTCGTCGTGCAGGAGTACTCGGTCGCCGGCTCGCCCGTCGCCACGGCGATCTGGACCGTGGTGTCGTGGGCCGTCGTCATCCCGCTGAGCTGGATCACCTCCCGCCAGACCCGGCTCTACCGCTACCTGTGGCGCAGCGTGCTCGAGTTCGACTCCGTGCAGACCTTCGTCGACCGGTTGTACGCGGCCGGCTTCGTCGACGTCGAGGTCCGGACGGTCCCGGGCTGGCAGCAGGGCATCCTCCACACGTTCCGCGCGCGGAAGCCTGCGTGA
- the phoA gene encoding alkaline phosphatase has translation MPKLSLPRPGARALVVGLATTGLAFTAGVAVAGPAVTSPAQLATHGGATRLDGDQTKKVRNAVEGGKAKNVILLIGDGMGDSEITSARNYQFGADGRFPGIDGLPLTGQYTTFSLDQETGRPDYVTDSAASGSGWATGTKTYNGAISVDVKGERQVSLLELAKKRGLKTGNITTSEIQDATPAVEGAHVTARSCYGPVATTKTCPTNALENGGAGSITEQLLKTRADITMGGGEKTFAETATAGRFKDLTLAQQAQVRGYQVVRTDAELAAIKKADQKKPVLGLFASGNLPVQWAGPAATKDGATKDAVRCTPNPDLPATQPQLAAMTQKSIDLLKNKKGFFLQVEGASIDKQDHAANACGQIGETVAFDQAVKVALDFAKRDGNTSVFVTADHGHTSQIVETGTSTPGLTVTLETADQAPMTLSYGTAPEGGSQEHTGTQVRIAGYGPQAANVVGLTDQTDLHFTIARALGLKTPAKG, from the coding sequence ATGCCCAAGCTCTCCCTCCCGCGGCCGGGCGCACGCGCGCTCGTCGTGGGCCTGGCCACCACCGGCCTCGCCTTCACCGCCGGCGTCGCCGTCGCCGGTCCCGCCGTGACGTCGCCGGCCCAGCTCGCCACGCACGGCGGTGCCACCCGCCTGGACGGCGACCAGACGAAGAAGGTGCGCAACGCCGTCGAGGGCGGCAAGGCCAAGAACGTGATCCTGCTGATCGGCGACGGCATGGGCGACTCCGAGATCACCTCGGCGCGCAACTACCAGTTCGGCGCCGACGGCCGCTTCCCCGGCATCGACGGGCTCCCGCTGACGGGGCAGTACACGACGTTCTCGCTGGACCAGGAGACCGGGCGGCCCGACTACGTCACCGACTCCGCGGCCAGCGGGAGCGGCTGGGCGACCGGCACCAAGACCTACAACGGCGCCATCTCCGTCGACGTGAAGGGTGAGCGGCAGGTCTCCCTGCTCGAGCTCGCCAAGAAGCGCGGCCTCAAGACGGGCAACATCACCACCTCCGAGATCCAGGACGCGACGCCCGCCGTCGAGGGCGCGCACGTGACGGCCCGCTCCTGCTACGGCCCCGTCGCCACCACCAAGACCTGCCCGACCAACGCCCTCGAGAACGGCGGCGCCGGCTCGATCACCGAGCAGCTGCTGAAGACGCGCGCCGACATCACCATGGGCGGCGGTGAGAAGACCTTCGCCGAGACGGCCACCGCCGGTCGCTTCAAGGACCTGACGCTGGCGCAGCAGGCCCAGGTGCGCGGCTACCAGGTCGTGCGCACCGACGCCGAGCTGGCCGCGATCAAGAAGGCCGACCAGAAGAAGCCGGTCCTCGGCCTCTTCGCCTCGGGCAACCTCCCCGTGCAGTGGGCCGGGCCGGCTGCGACCAAGGACGGCGCGACGAAGGACGCGGTGCGCTGCACCCCGAACCCGGACCTGCCGGCCACCCAGCCGCAGCTCGCCGCGATGACGCAGAAGTCGATCGACCTGCTGAAGAACAAGAAGGGCTTCTTCCTCCAGGTCGAGGGCGCGAGCATCGACAAGCAGGACCACGCCGCGAACGCCTGCGGCCAGATCGGTGAGACCGTCGCCTTCGACCAGGCGGTCAAGGTCGCCCTCGACTTCGCCAAGCGCGACGGCAACACGAGCGTGTTCGTGACGGCCGACCACGGCCACACGAGCCAGATCGTCGAGACCGGCACGAGCACGCCGGGCCTCACCGTCACCCTGGAGACCGCCGACCAGGCCCCGATGACGCTGAGCTACGGCACCGCGCCCGAGGGTGGCAGCCAGGAGCACACCGGCACCCAGGTGCGCATCGCCGGCTACGGCCCGCAGGCCGCGAACGTCGTCGGCCTGACCGACCAGACCGACCTGCACTTCACCATCGCCCGCGCGCTGGGCCTCAAGACGCCCGCGAAGGGCTGA